A single Paraburkholderia sp. FT54 DNA region contains:
- a CDS encoding amino acid deaminase, with the protein MKVTNYQGAAIDPHSKGLGMVPGTSIQLKDAARLEWNLLNEDVSLPAAVLYADRVEHNLKWMQAFVAEYGVKLAPHGKTTMAPQLFRRQLETGAWGITLATAHQVRAAYHGGVSRVLMANQLVGRHNMMMVAELLSDPDFEFFCLVDSVDGVEQLGEFFKSVNKQLQVLLELGVPGGRTGVRDAAQRNAVLEEIARYPDTLKLAGVELYEGVLKEEHEVREFLQSAVAVTRELVEQGRFARTPAVLSGAGSAWYDVVAEEFAKASESGKVEVVLRPGCYLTHDVGIYRKAQTEIFARNPVAKKMGEGLLPALQLWAYVQSIPEPDRAIIGLGKRDSAFDAGMPEPARHYRPGNEAPRDIAAGEGWEIFGLMDQHAYLRIPAGADLKVGDMIAFDISHPCLTFDKWRQVLVVDPAYRVTEVIETFF; encoded by the coding sequence ATGAAAGTTACAAACTATCAGGGCGCCGCGATTGATCCTCATAGCAAGGGCTTGGGCATGGTTCCGGGCACCAGCATCCAACTCAAGGATGCCGCCCGCCTCGAATGGAACCTGCTGAACGAAGACGTGAGCCTGCCGGCCGCCGTGCTGTACGCGGACCGGGTGGAGCACAACCTGAAGTGGATGCAGGCATTCGTCGCGGAGTACGGCGTCAAACTCGCGCCGCACGGCAAGACCACCATGGCGCCGCAACTGTTTCGCCGTCAGCTCGAAACCGGTGCGTGGGGCATCACGCTCGCCACCGCGCATCAGGTGCGCGCGGCTTATCACGGCGGCGTGTCGCGCGTGCTGATGGCCAACCAGCTGGTCGGCCGTCATAACATGATGATGGTCGCCGAGTTGCTGAGCGATCCGGATTTCGAATTCTTCTGTCTCGTCGATTCGGTCGACGGCGTCGAGCAGTTGGGCGAGTTTTTCAAGTCGGTGAACAAGCAGTTGCAAGTGCTGCTTGAGCTCGGCGTGCCGGGTGGCCGCACGGGAGTGCGCGACGCGGCGCAGCGCAATGCGGTGCTCGAGGAGATTGCACGCTATCCGGACACGCTGAAGCTCGCCGGCGTCGAGTTGTATGAAGGGGTGCTCAAGGAAGAGCACGAAGTGCGCGAATTCCTGCAAAGCGCGGTCGCGGTCACACGAGAACTCGTCGAGCAAGGCCGGTTTGCGCGCACGCCGGCGGTGCTGTCAGGCGCGGGTTCGGCCTGGTACGACGTGGTCGCGGAAGAATTCGCGAAGGCATCGGAGAGCGGCAAAGTCGAGGTCGTGCTGCGTCCCGGCTGCTATCTGACGCACGACGTCGGCATCTATCGCAAAGCGCAGACGGAAATTTTCGCGCGCAATCCGGTTGCGAAGAAAATGGGTGAAGGGCTGCTTCCCGCGCTGCAACTGTGGGCGTATGTGCAGTCGATTCCCGAGCCGGATCGCGCGATCATCGGTCTCGGTAAACGCGATTCCGCGTTCGACGCGGGCATGCCGGAACCGGCGCGCCACTATCGTCCGGGCAACGAAGCCCCACGCGATATCGCGGCGGGCGAAGGTTGGGAAATTTTCGGCTTGATGGATCAGCACGCGTATCTGCGGATTCCCGCGGGCGCCGACCTGAAAGTGGGTGACATGATCGCGTTCGACATCTCGCATCCGTGTCTGACGTTCGACAAGTGGCGTCAGGTGTTGGTGGTCGATCCGGCGTATCGCGTCACGGAAGTGATTGAAACGTTCTTCTGA
- a CDS encoding MarR family winged helix-turn-helix transcriptional regulator — translation MEEQDRVAVMQQFGRTYRAFMSAFEAHVGHPLPRWRILLALHEQAGESSQKRLVERLRVDPGALTRQLKTLEGLGWIARSMDTRDNRVTNVRLTEAGQSATEASLPRRNAFLRDTIAVLPDEALSALSGALKMLEVRIGEVAATANSAGAGDAAAQTPARAGSEAPRQP, via the coding sequence ATGGAAGAACAGGACCGCGTCGCCGTCATGCAGCAATTCGGCCGCACTTATCGAGCATTCATGTCGGCATTCGAGGCGCACGTCGGCCACCCGTTGCCGCGCTGGCGCATTCTGCTCGCGCTGCACGAGCAGGCGGGCGAGTCGTCGCAGAAGCGGTTGGTGGAGCGCTTGCGCGTCGATCCGGGCGCGCTGACACGGCAGCTGAAAACGCTGGAAGGTTTGGGCTGGATTGCGCGCAGCATGGATACGCGCGATAACCGCGTGACCAATGTGCGCCTGACCGAAGCGGGGCAATCGGCGACCGAAGCCAGTTTGCCGCGCCGCAATGCATTTCTGCGCGACACGATAGCGGTGCTGCCGGACGAGGCGCTGAGCGCGCTGTCGGGTGCGTTGAAGATGCTCGAGGTCAGGATCGGGGAAGTGGCGGCGACGGCCAACTCGGCGGGAGCAGGCGACGCTGCCGCTCAGACGCCAGCGAGAGCGGGTAGTGAAGCGCCGCGTCAGCCTTGA
- a CDS encoding MDR family MFS transporter, translating into MAVHTAAHHSSGQVLPFRESLLAMLGISFVTMLVALDQTVVGTALPTIVAELKGFELYAWVATSYLLTSVITVPIFGRLGDYYGRKPFVIASIVVFTGASVLCGAANNMLFLVLARGLQGIGGGMLVGTAFACIPDLFPDSVVRLRWQVLMSSAFGIANAVGPSLGGFLTQYYGWRSVFYVNLPVGLLSLFFVWRFLPHLRHVEHEGKMRLDWPGAALIAVALGSLQLFVEILPKHGLTLSALALLALSVASAYALWQWEKRCPTAILPVDMFRNRSLAALFTLAVLGGFSMFSLLFYAPLLFQGGFGMSPKEAGLVITPLVVFITIGSIANGRIVSRVRNPNLMLYIGFTLLALACLGVVVATRAMPQWLLMSFMIVGGLGLGFVMPNLTIFAQQTAGREHLGIATALLQSLRMIGGMIGTALTGTLVSHMYASGVRSVLDNDHASQWFADLGDPQILINRDAQATVLGQLTHAGHNGAMLLESAREALVSAIHLGLAMAAIIAAVSVWQSRRVPPVKLQRKLEPVIHAD; encoded by the coding sequence ATGGCTGTCCATACCGCGGCCCACCACTCGAGTGGGCAAGTTTTACCGTTCCGTGAATCGCTGCTGGCGATGCTCGGCATCTCCTTCGTCACAATGCTGGTCGCGCTCGACCAGACCGTGGTCGGCACCGCGCTGCCCACTATCGTCGCTGAACTCAAGGGTTTCGAGCTTTACGCGTGGGTCGCCACGTCGTATTTGCTTACCTCTGTGATTACCGTGCCGATTTTTGGCCGGCTCGGCGATTACTACGGGCGCAAGCCGTTCGTGATCGCATCGATCGTCGTGTTCACGGGCGCCTCGGTGCTGTGCGGCGCGGCCAACAACATGTTGTTCCTCGTGCTTGCGCGCGGCCTGCAGGGCATCGGCGGCGGAATGCTGGTCGGCACCGCTTTCGCCTGCATTCCTGATCTGTTTCCCGACTCGGTCGTGCGTTTGCGCTGGCAAGTGCTGATGAGCTCGGCGTTCGGTATTGCGAACGCAGTGGGGCCGTCGCTCGGCGGTTTCCTCACGCAGTACTACGGCTGGCGCTCGGTTTTCTATGTGAATCTGCCGGTCGGTCTGCTGTCGCTGTTCTTTGTCTGGCGCTTCCTGCCGCATCTGCGGCATGTCGAACACGAAGGCAAGATGCGCCTCGACTGGCCCGGTGCCGCGCTGATCGCAGTGGCGCTCGGCTCGCTGCAACTGTTCGTCGAGATACTCCCAAAGCATGGCCTGACCTTGAGCGCGCTCGCGTTGCTCGCGCTGAGCGTCGCGTCGGCTTACGCGCTGTGGCAATGGGAAAAGCGCTGCCCGACGGCGATCCTGCCCGTCGACATGTTCCGCAATCGCAGTCTCGCCGCGCTCTTCACGCTCGCTGTGTTGGGCGGCTTCTCGATGTTCTCGCTGCTGTTCTACGCGCCGCTGCTGTTCCAGGGCGGCTTCGGCATGTCGCCGAAAGAGGCGGGGCTCGTCATCACGCCGCTGGTCGTGTTCATCACGATCGGCAGTATTGCCAATGGGCGCATCGTCTCGCGCGTGCGCAATCCGAATCTAATGCTGTATATCGGCTTTACACTGCTCGCGCTGGCGTGCCTCGGCGTGGTCGTTGCGACGCGCGCCATGCCGCAGTGGCTGCTGATGTCGTTCATGATCGTAGGCGGATTGGGGCTTGGTTTCGTGATGCCGAACCTGACGATCTTCGCGCAGCAAACGGCCGGCCGCGAACACCTCGGTATCGCCACGGCGCTGCTGCAGTCGCTGCGGATGATCGGCGGTATGATCGGCACGGCGCTGACCGGCACGCTGGTGAGCCACATGTATGCGAGCGGCGTGCGCAGCGTGTTGGACAACGACCACGCGTCGCAATGGTTCGCGGATCTCGGCGACCCGCAAATCCTCATCAACCGCGACGCGCAGGCCACCGTGCTCGGCCAGTTGACGCACGCGGGCCATAACGGCGCGATGCTGCTCGAAAGCGCACGCGAAGCGCTCGTGTCGGCGATTCATCTGGGTCTCGCGATGGCGGCGATCATCGCCGCGGTGTCGGTCTGGCAAAGCCGCCGCGTGCCGCCGGTCAAACTCCAGCGCAAGCTCGAACCCGTGATTCACGCGGACTGA
- a CDS encoding EcsC family protein: protein MEPSSLAKQSLSDDDLKALRRAKHELESPALAMKLASIVGAPLEKLLSRMPAFANEKVTDATELALRKCLAIALRTLGRQDGATPLVVPDKPSNLLHKFAVATTGAAGGAFGLFALPVELPITTTLMFRSICDIARSEGEDLTSIDTQLQCLTVLGMGGTSKADDDADFGYFIMRGALAQAVSKASSEIATKGFTAHGSAALLRLLNTIAARFSVQVSEQIAAKSIPAIGAVLGAMVNTVFIDHFQQVAHGHFTVRRLERQYGEASVEAAYQTIDIALDG from the coding sequence ATGGAGCCGAGTTCGCTCGCAAAACAATCGTTATCGGACGACGACCTGAAGGCGCTGCGGCGCGCGAAACATGAACTGGAGAGCCCCGCTCTGGCGATGAAGCTGGCGAGCATCGTCGGCGCGCCGCTGGAGAAACTGCTTTCGCGCATGCCGGCGTTCGCCAATGAAAAAGTCACCGACGCGACCGAACTCGCCTTGCGCAAGTGCCTCGCGATCGCGCTGCGCACGCTGGGCCGGCAGGACGGCGCCACGCCGCTCGTCGTGCCCGACAAGCCGAGTAATCTGCTGCACAAGTTCGCCGTAGCAACCACCGGCGCGGCCGGCGGCGCATTTGGATTGTTCGCGTTGCCCGTCGAACTGCCCATTACGACCACGCTGATGTTCCGCTCGATCTGCGATATCGCGCGCAGCGAGGGTGAGGATCTGACGTCGATCGACACGCAACTGCAATGTCTGACGGTGCTCGGCATGGGCGGCACGTCGAAAGCCGACGACGACGCCGACTTCGGCTACTTCATCATGCGCGGCGCGCTCGCGCAGGCGGTGTCGAAAGCGTCGTCCGAAATCGCCACGAAAGGCTTCACCGCGCACGGCTCCGCGGCCTTGCTGCGCCTGCTCAACACGATCGCCGCGCGCTTCTCGGTGCAGGTGAGCGAACAGATCGCCGCCAAGTCGATTCCGGCGATCGGCGCGGTGCTCGGTGCGATGGTCAATACGGTTTTCATCGACCACTTCCAGCAGGTCGCGCACGGCCACTTCACCGTGCGCCGACTGGAACGGCAGTACGGCGAGGCTTCGGTGGAAGCCGCCTATCAGACAATCGATATCGCGCTCGACGGCTGA
- a CDS encoding alpha/beta hydrolase: MSWQNALACWYLRRQFRPETLKPRIDVEKARALTAKRVWSPRVPGGWRLRELYGADDTSLRGEWIERADGAPATRAGPAVLYCHGGGYYFCSPRTHRSIAFGLATRADAPVFSLDYRLAPEHRFPAALDDATAAYRRLIAGGIAPESLVIAGDSAGGGLALAALVALRDAGDPMPAGGLLFSPWTDLAATGASIRTNDALDPMFSGSAIARAGKVYLGDTPATHPYASPVYADLHGLPPLFIMAGSTEVLLDDSRRVADNARAAGVDCELEVWKKMPHVWPIFAPFIPEGNRALDRAAAFVRRVTSRAAQPSSAISIV; this comes from the coding sequence ATGAGTTGGCAAAATGCACTCGCGTGCTGGTATCTGCGCAGGCAGTTTCGACCGGAGACTCTCAAGCCGCGCATCGACGTCGAGAAAGCCCGCGCGTTGACCGCCAAGCGCGTCTGGTCGCCGCGGGTGCCGGGCGGCTGGCGCCTGCGTGAGCTGTACGGCGCGGACGATACGTCCTTGCGCGGCGAGTGGATCGAGCGCGCCGACGGTGCGCCGGCCACACGCGCCGGACCGGCCGTGCTGTATTGCCACGGTGGCGGCTACTACTTCTGTTCACCACGTACGCATCGCTCGATCGCGTTCGGTCTGGCGACGCGCGCCGATGCGCCGGTTTTTTCCCTCGACTACCGTCTCGCGCCCGAGCATCGCTTTCCGGCGGCGCTCGACGACGCGACCGCGGCGTACCGTCGGTTGATTGCCGGCGGCATCGCACCGGAGTCGCTTGTGATCGCGGGCGATTCAGCGGGCGGCGGCCTCGCGCTCGCCGCGCTGGTGGCGTTGCGCGACGCGGGCGATCCCATGCCGGCAGGCGGCCTGCTGTTCTCGCCGTGGACCGATCTGGCCGCGACCGGCGCCAGCATCCGCACCAACGACGCTCTCGATCCCATGTTCAGCGGCTCCGCGATCGCGCGGGCGGGAAAGGTGTATCTCGGCGACACGCCGGCCACGCATCCCTACGCCTCGCCGGTCTATGCCGACCTGCACGGCTTGCCGCCGCTCTTCATCATGGCTGGCAGCACCGAGGTGTTGCTCGACGACTCGCGGCGCGTGGCCGACAACGCGCGCGCGGCGGGCGTCGACTGCGAGCTGGAAGTGTGGAAGAAGATGCCGCACGTCTGGCCGATCTTCGCGCCGTTCATCCCCGAAGGAAACCGTGCGCTCGACCGCGCCGCCGCCTTCGTGCGGCGCGTGACGAGCCGCGCCGCTCAGCCGTCGAGCGCGATATCGATTGTCTGA
- a CDS encoding CHRD domain-containing protein: MIALRKLNFAVVLWALASGVAFADTVALKADLEPSSEVPPRVSHGHGMLNATFDTSTKSLQWTVTYEGLSGPATAAHFHGPAPVGQNAKIQVPIDKGALAAPIKGSAALTEQQVTDLMAGQWYFNVHTAQNPMGEIRGQVLPAN, encoded by the coding sequence ATGATTGCGCTTCGAAAACTGAATTTTGCCGTGGTGTTGTGGGCGTTGGCGTCGGGCGTCGCCTTCGCGGATACGGTGGCGCTGAAGGCGGATCTCGAGCCTTCGAGCGAAGTGCCGCCTCGCGTGAGCCACGGGCACGGCATGTTGAACGCCACGTTCGACACGTCGACGAAATCCCTGCAATGGACAGTCACCTATGAAGGCTTGAGCGGTCCGGCAACCGCCGCGCACTTCCACGGACCCGCGCCGGTGGGCCAGAACGCCAAAATTCAGGTGCCGATCGACAAGGGAGCGCTCGCCGCCCCGATCAAGGGATCGGCTGCGCTGACCGAACAACAGGTGACGGATCTGATGGCAGGGCAGTGGTACTTCAACGTCCATACCGCACAGAACCCGATGGGTGAAATTCGCGGGCAGGTTTTGCCGGCGAACTAG
- a CDS encoding ATP-binding protein: MKRALARVSLCLFAWFLLVAAQTPAVTQSFDNRSNTQLVATFPAKLTVGVLGNSWLPLDDLQDGQLSGMSVDYLRALVGPNVVIEAKAFPDAPQLLAAACAGKVDLLMSVARTPERERCLSFTAPYFRSSTSAVVRRDGDSYGSPAQLAGARIAVEKGFALERTIRERFPRAQIYTFPTTHAALAAVVQGGADVYLGFTPAVQYALTTGEFRSLRVAFEENSKTASLRFAVPRDRAALRDQLDRALASLNPADDAAIRVRWLSGNFDAKSVAGVPRLQLTQQEQAWLRSLPPLQVGFDNGWPPFSYVDSSGRPAGIAADYLNYLSRTLGVVFNRAHTADWPATIEAFQRGELAILATASSHDSRLANARHTSAYESYPLVIVGREAEPAARSLNDFASRRIVVSSHVAGSVPIAFQRIPADHVVVAPSLDDALKMVESGEADVLVGNVAAVDILLKQRYDGVLKILGTIGDSDALGFAVRPDLSPLAGLIDRALLAMPPAEKQRIRQKWVTGNAPASGLWSVTAVRLLPVLIGIGVALLITLRAYVLLQREVRLRKKTERELELQLNFQETMMKMVPYPLVAKDLDGRYIAVNEAYEQACGLRREAVIGRTTMEVQTWGEANSRMLDDITREMLNGGEAAQVEMQFERGQGNVRHGLFWTRICRGGDGQPACVLGTVVDITDIRRAEMRARETERRLFDVTRSLPAVVFQLRRTADGAYSFPYIGGDTRHLLGVRDGSQSSSDYVDFQRVCEEDRAFVLAELERSAHCETPVNMEFRFAGDQEIKWARAELVPRRESDGSVVWSGYWVDASVEHARSDELARARDLAEAASRAKDDFFAMMSHEIRTPMNGVLGLVEVLERTPLNADQGEMLGMIHESAGALLQILDDLLDYSKIEAGRLTIEAESIDIRELVDNAVGLLAGRAHEKGLKVRVDIASEVAATLRGDSVRLRQILFNLLGNAIKFTPLGEVDVCLSVFAQSDGVQTLEMVVEDTGIGIAPEEQAKLFEPFVQAESSTTRRFGGTGLGLTICRKLVDLMNGSLTLHSEPGSGTRMTVRLAMPVETQRYSVDGLRGKRGVVATGDARIAQALMHFGEALGLVLHRVSTDAPELCDRAALAEVDLLFVNEDVPLPAGVSPRTRVICLTEKPKPTGYRILDDNVRVSINPISWRGLGAACAAAMTGLPSVAPRSAGMPRSPEGGAPPPDRERAIASGRLILVAEDHPVNQELIRHQLALLGFACDVASDGAEALAALEHTSYGCLITDCHMPNVSGYELTRRIRESEQGGAYRLPILGITANTAPEDLNLCRDAGMDDSLVKPTRLATLRDYLSRWFGTDSAWQAGPSEAISTPIVAVRDVQNGAEPFVPVDLGHMTQLWGSESTVKALLDSFVSSVREDVQSLAPLLERVEAERMGVEGVREWLHRVAGAASVLQYPPLLKALEEYRREITVKPPERVRDEGLVLIDKCNAMLDGIEQQAALLV; the protein is encoded by the coding sequence ATGAAGCGTGCGCTTGCACGCGTCTCGCTATGTCTGTTCGCATGGTTCTTACTTGTCGCCGCACAAACTCCGGCGGTTACGCAGTCGTTCGACAATCGCTCGAACACTCAGCTAGTTGCCACTTTTCCCGCGAAGCTGACCGTCGGCGTTCTCGGTAACAGTTGGCTGCCGCTCGATGATCTGCAAGACGGTCAGCTCTCCGGTATGAGCGTCGATTATCTGCGCGCGCTCGTCGGGCCGAACGTCGTCATCGAAGCCAAGGCGTTCCCGGACGCGCCGCAACTGCTTGCCGCCGCGTGCGCCGGAAAAGTCGATCTGTTGATGAGCGTTGCCCGCACGCCCGAGCGCGAGCGGTGCCTGAGTTTTACCGCGCCTTATTTCCGTTCTTCCACGTCGGCCGTGGTGCGGCGGGACGGCGACAGTTATGGCAGTCCCGCCCAACTCGCCGGAGCGCGAATCGCGGTCGAGAAAGGCTTCGCGCTCGAACGCACGATACGCGAGCGCTTCCCGCGCGCGCAAATCTACACGTTCCCCACGACGCACGCCGCACTTGCCGCAGTGGTCCAGGGCGGCGCCGATGTCTACCTCGGCTTCACTCCGGCTGTTCAATATGCATTGACCACTGGCGAGTTCCGTAGCCTGCGAGTGGCCTTCGAGGAAAACAGCAAAACCGCGAGTTTGCGCTTCGCGGTGCCCCGGGACCGGGCCGCATTGCGGGATCAGCTAGACCGGGCGCTCGCGTCGTTGAATCCGGCGGACGACGCGGCGATTCGCGTGCGCTGGCTATCCGGCAACTTTGACGCGAAGTCCGTGGCCGGCGTCCCTCGTCTCCAACTGACGCAGCAGGAGCAGGCCTGGCTGCGCTCGCTGCCGCCGTTGCAAGTTGGCTTCGACAACGGCTGGCCTCCCTTCAGTTACGTCGACAGTTCCGGCCGGCCGGCGGGCATTGCCGCCGATTATCTGAACTACCTGAGCCGCACGCTCGGCGTCGTATTCAATCGCGCTCACACGGCCGACTGGCCCGCCACAATCGAAGCTTTTCAGCGCGGCGAGCTGGCGATTCTCGCCACCGCTTCCAGCCATGATTCCCGCCTGGCGAACGCGCGGCACACCAGCGCGTACGAAAGCTATCCTCTCGTAATCGTCGGCCGCGAAGCCGAACCGGCGGCTCGCTCGCTGAACGATTTCGCGTCACGCCGCATCGTCGTTTCGTCGCATGTTGCCGGTTCGGTCCCGATCGCATTCCAGCGGATTCCGGCGGACCACGTCGTGGTCGCGCCCAGTCTGGACGATGCACTCAAGATGGTTGAGTCCGGCGAGGCCGACGTTCTGGTGGGCAATGTGGCCGCGGTCGACATCCTGCTCAAGCAACGGTACGACGGTGTCCTTAAGATCCTCGGCACGATTGGCGACTCCGACGCGCTCGGCTTTGCTGTACGCCCGGACCTGAGCCCGCTCGCCGGGCTGATCGACCGCGCGTTGCTGGCTATGCCGCCCGCGGAAAAGCAGCGCATCCGGCAAAAGTGGGTCACCGGCAACGCGCCGGCGTCCGGCCTATGGAGCGTGACCGCGGTGCGTCTGCTGCCGGTGCTGATCGGTATCGGCGTGGCGCTGCTGATCACCTTGCGCGCGTATGTGCTGCTGCAACGGGAAGTCAGGCTGCGCAAGAAGACCGAGCGTGAACTCGAGTTGCAACTGAACTTCCAGGAAACCATGATGAAGATGGTGCCCTATCCGCTCGTCGCCAAAGACCTCGATGGCCGCTATATCGCGGTCAACGAAGCATATGAACAAGCGTGCGGATTGAGGCGCGAGGCGGTCATCGGACGAACCACCATGGAAGTTCAGACTTGGGGCGAAGCCAACAGTCGCATGTTGGACGACATCACACGCGAAATGCTGAACGGCGGCGAGGCTGCGCAGGTGGAGATGCAGTTCGAGCGCGGTCAGGGCAACGTGCGGCACGGACTTTTCTGGACCCGTATCTGCCGCGGTGGTGACGGTCAACCGGCTTGCGTGCTCGGGACAGTGGTCGATATCACTGACATCAGGCGCGCCGAAATGCGTGCGCGCGAAACCGAACGGCGCCTCTTCGACGTCACGCGCTCCCTGCCGGCGGTGGTATTTCAACTGCGTCGCACTGCGGACGGCGCGTATTCGTTTCCGTATATCGGCGGTGACACGCGACATCTGCTGGGCGTGAGGGACGGTTCGCAGAGCAGCAGCGATTACGTCGATTTCCAGCGCGTGTGCGAGGAGGATAGAGCGTTCGTGCTGGCTGAACTCGAGCGCTCGGCGCACTGCGAAACGCCGGTGAACATGGAGTTCCGTTTCGCCGGCGACCAGGAAATCAAGTGGGCGCGCGCCGAATTGGTGCCGCGTCGCGAGTCGGACGGTAGCGTGGTCTGGAGCGGCTACTGGGTGGACGCCAGCGTGGAGCACGCGCGCTCCGACGAGCTTGCACGGGCGCGCGACCTGGCCGAAGCAGCCTCGCGCGCCAAAGATGACTTTTTTGCCATGATGAGCCATGAAATCCGCACGCCAATGAACGGCGTGCTCGGTCTCGTGGAAGTGCTGGAGCGCACGCCACTCAATGCGGATCAAGGCGAAATGCTGGGGATGATCCACGAGTCGGCGGGCGCGCTGTTGCAAATTCTCGACGATTTGCTCGACTATTCGAAAATCGAAGCGGGGCGGCTGACCATCGAGGCTGAATCCATCGATATACGTGAACTGGTGGACAACGCGGTTGGTCTGTTGGCTGGCCGGGCCCATGAAAAGGGACTGAAAGTCCGCGTGGATATCGCGTCGGAGGTCGCCGCCACGCTGCGGGGCGATAGCGTCCGATTGCGGCAGATTCTCTTCAACCTGCTCGGCAATGCCATCAAATTTACGCCGCTGGGCGAGGTCGACGTGTGCCTGTCGGTCTTCGCCCAGAGCGACGGCGTTCAGACGCTCGAAATGGTGGTCGAGGACACCGGCATCGGCATCGCGCCGGAGGAGCAGGCCAAGCTGTTCGAGCCGTTCGTGCAGGCGGAATCGTCCACCACGCGCCGCTTCGGCGGCACCGGGCTAGGCTTGACGATCTGCCGCAAGCTGGTCGATCTCATGAACGGTTCGCTCACATTGCACAGTGAACCGGGTAGCGGCACGCGCATGACCGTGCGGCTCGCCATGCCCGTCGAGACTCAGCGCTATTCCGTCGACGGCTTGCGTGGCAAGCGCGGAGTCGTGGCAACCGGCGACGCGCGTATCGCTCAGGCCCTGATGCACTTCGGCGAGGCGCTTGGGCTCGTATTGCACCGCGTTTCGACCGATGCGCCGGAGCTGTGCGATCGTGCAGCACTGGCAGAGGTGGATTTGCTGTTCGTGAATGAAGATGTGCCCTTGCCCGCAGGCGTCAGTCCGCGCACGCGCGTCATCTGTCTCACCGAGAAGCCGAAGCCGACCGGCTACCGCATTCTCGACGACAACGTGCGCGTCAGTATCAATCCCATTTCGTGGCGCGGCCTCGGTGCCGCATGCGCCGCCGCGATGACGGGGCTGCCGTCGGTGGCGCCGCGATCGGCGGGCATGCCGCGTTCGCCCGAGGGCGGCGCGCCGCCTCCGGACCGCGAGCGGGCCATCGCCAGTGGCCGGCTGATCCTCGTCGCAGAAGATCACCCGGTCAATCAGGAGTTGATCCGGCACCAGCTCGCGTTGCTCGGTTTCGCGTGCGACGTGGCGAGCGACGGTGCCGAAGCGCTGGCCGCGCTGGAGCATACGAGCTACGGATGTCTGATCACGGATTGCCACATGCCGAACGTGTCCGGTTACGAACTCACGCGGCGCATCCGTGAAAGCGAGCAGGGCGGCGCTTATCGCCTGCCCATTCTGGGTATCACGGCGAACACCGCGCCCGAAGACCTGAATCTGTGCCGCGACGCGGGCATGGACGACAGCCTGGTGAAACCGACCCGGCTCGCTACGCTGCGAGATTATCTGAGCCGTTGGTTCGGCACCGACAGCGCGTGGCAAGCGGGGCCTTCAGAGGCGATCAGTACGCCGATAGTCGCCGTGCGGGATGTTCAAAACGGCGCCGAGCCGTTCGTCCCGGTTGACTTGGGGCATATGACACAACTGTGGGGTAGCGAATCCACAGTCAAGGCCTTGCTCGACTCGTTTGTATCGTCCGTGCGTGAAGACGTGCAATCCTTGGCGCCGCTGCTCGAGCGCGTCGAGGCTGAGCGTATGGGCGTGGAAGGCGTGCGCGAGTGGCTGCATCGCGTGGCGGGGGCGGCGAGCGTTCTGCAATATCCGCCGCTGCTCAAGGCACTGGAAGAGTATCGCCGCGAAATCACGGTTAAGCCACCGGAGCGTGTGCGCGACGAGGGATTGGTTTTAATCGACAAATGCAATGCCATGCTCGACGGGATCGAACAGCAGGCCGCATTGCTCGTATAG
- the aqpZ gene encoding aquaporin Z, with protein MVALGKRLLVEGVGTAWLVFVGCGSIVLNVGAIQQAGGALEVALAFGLALVTATYCFGGVSGGHFNPAVTVGFAVAQRFPVRDLLPYIASQILGAIVAAALLLYVAGGRPGFDLAASEFAANGFGDHSPADYQMHSALAIEFVLSFGFVMASLLIARRHDMAPIAPWVVGACLVLVYLVSIPVTNGSVNPARSTAQALFVGDWALDQLWLFWAAPLSGGVMAGALFSLLHGKTDLGAATLADGRGEVA; from the coding sequence ATGGTTGCGTTAGGCAAGCGGTTGTTGGTCGAGGGTGTCGGAACGGCATGGCTGGTCTTCGTCGGCTGCGGCAGCATTGTGTTGAACGTCGGTGCGATCCAGCAGGCAGGCGGCGCGCTGGAAGTGGCGTTGGCGTTCGGTCTCGCGCTCGTCACGGCCACCTACTGCTTTGGTGGCGTATCCGGCGGCCATTTCAATCCTGCTGTCACCGTGGGGTTCGCAGTCGCGCAACGCTTTCCGGTCAGGGATTTGCTCCCCTATATTGCCTCGCAAATCCTCGGCGCGATCGTTGCCGCGGCGCTACTGCTCTACGTGGCGGGCGGCCGTCCCGGGTTCGATCTGGCCGCGAGCGAGTTCGCGGCAAATGGCTTCGGCGACCATTCTCCTGCCGACTATCAGATGCACTCGGCGCTGGCCATCGAGTTCGTGCTGTCTTTCGGTTTTGTCATGGCAAGCCTGTTGATCGCCCGCCGGCACGACATGGCGCCGATCGCGCCATGGGTGGTCGGCGCCTGCCTGGTACTCGTCTATCTGGTGTCGATTCCGGTTACCAACGGCTCGGTCAATCCCGCCCGCTCCACTGCGCAGGCGCTGTTTGTCGGAGATTGGGCGCTGGACCAGCTCTGGCTGTTCTGGGCTGCGCCCCTGTCGGGCGGCGTCATGGCCGGCGCTCTGTTTTCGCTTCTGCACGGCAAGACTGACCTTGGTGCCGCTACGCTCGCCGATGGGCGCGGCGAAGTTGCCTGA